The following DNA comes from Bombus terrestris chromosome 2, iyBomTerr1.2, whole genome shotgun sequence.
ctatataaataatatcgagtgaaaattataaattaatttcttcaaaaaataaattaaaaaaacaataaaaatctaatttacattaatttaaaCCGTATCcaaacatatgtatgtataatatactaaGCACATTACTGAATATTGTACGTagcttaaattaaatatttaaaaaatgattgttTTATCTCTTCATGTAAAAGTTTATGTTTTaaaaaaagttatatatatatttttaacgattGTATAtagtaatttctaaaatttatattaaataattttttttctttatcttggCAATTCTGATTTAGTGATACATTTATATACGCATCAAAATTACTAATCTAGATTTATGTAAAGAtgaataaatttgtttatttttaagtttatttctactttcatttggatgaaaaattaatataaatttatacattaaGTTGTTCACTTCATAGTTTTTACATAGTTAGTATTCATCGTGTCAATTTTGCATTCTCTAACAGCGCCCCCTTGGACATCCGTTTACACGTGTCTATCCGATTTGTCTATAAGCTCGTCTGTTTCTTTTCCGGTGTATCAAAATGGTAGGGTGGTGCAGTGgcattgttatatttataaaatcaatagaattttgatttatctgtgttaatcgatataaataaagttctttgttaaatttgaaaaatgttaaagaaagttaaccgaaattattttttttacaggGTATTGATATAAATCATAAACACGATAGGAAGGTTCGGCGCACAGAACCTAAATCACAAGATGTCTACTTACGACTTCTCGTCAAAGTAAGTGTTTTACAtgcatttctaaatatatatattttttattacctttAATTTTGTACCAGTTgtattctgtattttatttacaaactaACGCCACTCTTGTAACTTGTATTGAAAGTTAATTGTGTATTACAACTGATCTAATATTATATTGTTGTCATAAACACGTGAGTTTTGAAACAGATAAATTTCTTTTGCGAACCGCACTCTGTGTCAGTACTATTATAGTCTGATCCAATTTGAACGTTCGCTAGAAAAATTTAGTCAACTTTCCTATTccgtcttttttctttatataaaagaCGATTATATTAGCTGACACAATGCTACTCAGAAAGTTTATAAAAGTTCATATTTcttattaagaaattatatattattgcgtttTAATGCAAAGTttgtattgttttttttttataattttgtaatgaaACTGGTAAAACATTATTGTGATTTTTTATCAAAGTATctttttatacaataataatatagaagtATAtggttttatttttgttatagcTTTACCGTTTTCTGGCAAGACGTACAAATTCtaagtttaataaaattgttcttAAGAGACTTTTTATGAGTAAAATACACCGTCCTCCCATATCTCTTGCACGTATTGTCAGGTTTATGAAGAAACCTGGACGAGAAAATGCTATTGCAGTAATCGTTGGTACAGTGACAGATGATGCTAGGATTTTTGAAATTCCTAAACTTACAGTAAGCAATAGAAATAATTATCAGAATTTAATTTTgagtttgtataaataaaatatgttattttgTATTTgcttgaaaaaattattaatgtataatttcataattttttataggTTTGTGCTCTACGTGTTACGGAAAGAGCTAGAGCACGTATATTAAAAGCTGGAGGTGAATTGATCACTTTTGATCAATTGGCATTACGTACACCTATTGGAGAACGAACAGTTTTAATGCAAGGTCGTCGTAAAGCTCGTGAAGCAGTGAAACACTTTGGACCTGCACCTGGTGTACCACACTCTCATACAAAACCATTAGTACGCTCAAAGGGTCGAAAATTTGAGAGGGCAAGAGGACGTAGGCGTAGCTGtggttataaaaaataaattttgtttatttgccATCGTTTATTGTACCATAACCTTACATTGACTTGCAATATTTAGACAGTTTGTCTATTTCTACATTCTTTCATATAGCAAGTTTAGGTGGCTGGAAAATAAATGTTGGCTtcataacaatatttttatatattattaattcctTCACTTTTTATGAAACGTacaattgaaattataatttcaaataagatGCAAATTTAGATACACCTGTAAGTAATATTTCATGTtccatttttgttttcttcCGTATTTTCTATTAACTCTTCCGGTTTTTCTTCGTCGTCTGATTGTGTTTCTTCGGAAGCAGTAACATCTGGGAAGTATTGTTTTGATTCCTCTATGCCCTTTTCCAGATTTTCACTTACATGATAAGGTCCAATACCTGCAAATCCTAAAAACGCTTCACATTCTACTTTTTTTATAACACATACAAATATCTCGTATCTGAAAATCAAcattacattttcatttttaattataaatttcaaatttttcttaatatttaccCTGTTCTTTCTTTTGTATTCAATTCAAATTCCGTAATATTCTTTGCTATAAGTTTTGCTTCTAGTGGCTTATCAGATTCAAAAATGCCAAAGTTAACTACTTCGTCTTCAAATTCTTGTAAAACCATTTTCAGCTCATTCTTTCTCATGTAGTCATATTTGAATACTACTATAGGTACCTTCGTAGTTTTATCTTCAtactttaaaattataatatgtgacatataatatttattttagacatattaaaatttaaaacttaCGTGATATGTAGTATTGGTATATGTTGGAAAAATAGTACGAAAAACAATTGCCTTATTTCGACAATTTGGTGGTGTCCATACGattggaaaaatttcattttcgctTGTTATATACGCAGGGCGATGTCGACCAGCGTAACTAAAGAAAAGGAGGAAGTTGCTTAAATTTGGATTAACGTGAAAGTTAATTTTAGAATTGTCCTACCACAAATTGTATTATTATGaaagatatataattttaaatattatatgttcTACGTATTTACGTACCATTCTTCATTAAGAATTGTTTCCGTATTGGGTAATTTCGGTTCTCCAAATAAAAGATTTAACAAGTATTTATGAACATCAATTTCTGGTTTTGTTTCGCTAACTTTTAATCGCATAAACATACATTTCCCATCTAGAAGTAGTTGTTTAGCATTTGATGATAATACGTAATTAGActgtaaaattgtttaatttggaaAGTCtgcttttgaataatttttgttagtgacatattaaatatattacttcATTAAACATCGTAGATAGAATATCTTCATCGAGTCGTTTTCGTATTTCTTGTTCGACAGTGTAATTTCCTATTAGTATTTCTTCAACCAATTCTATGTACGGAGGGCTAGatcttttatctcttttatgACATTCTTCATCCTTAAAAACCCACGGAAAAAGTAAAAGGCAAGTTTCTTTGCTTAGTGAAGTAGTCAGATACAACATTTCGGCTTCATATCGTGCTATACCTTCCGCTTCtatattaaatagaaattacacgaaaatttattattacaaatagtGAAAATTAGACATTTCAttgtagtattatatatatatatatatatatatatatatatatatatatatatatatatatatatatatatatatataataaccaattaaaaaataaagcgtGCATTATGTGGCTCCAGGacaataaacaaattttctttatataaaattgaaaataaagaaataatgatCTGTTTGTGTGTGCGTGCAGGGTAATCGTTATAGTAATATATCTGTATCTTTTTTACGAGAGATCTTGCGAAACCTTTTCGAGCCTTCTTTGCTGTTTCTTTAGCTATTCTAGtttcttcgataatttttaatcgtttcatTTCTTCTGGACTTCTTTCCGATACATCTAAAGAAAACCTACACGTGTACgtttattttaataacttttatttaaacaatGCTAATTTTTAATGGCTacttgttttattaaaaattatgtattttacatACTCGTGTTCCTCGTTATTTTGTACTCGTTGCAATTCCATTgttaatacttttaataattgtGGGCAGTCAGCACCAAATATAAGATTTACCATCCGACCATTCTAGTAGGATTGCATTCATTGTAgctttaaaatttatcttaattatatattaaacttACGTGTATGAACATCCATGTTGGTTCACTTTTCCCTTGAAAACGTTCTAAGTTCGTAATATAATCGCACATTGCCTATATTTATAGTAATACACAGTAATTATATACTTAACATCTATAATTCTTTACGATTATAAAATTACCATGGCGTAGCTCAACGTATCTCCTCCAATTTCCATTTTGATTTTTTTAAGAGTGCTTACCATCCCTGTGCAGGGTCCACTCCATTCTGAATATATGTCGACCACTGAAAGGTTATTAAAAACTTTACACGTAACATTTTTTAAGTTTCTATTCAAGCTCAGTTTTAAATAGGTGACTTATACATTCCTATTAACCCTGGTTTTGTAAGGAGCTTCTCCCATTCCTCGTTATTAGAAATTTCAGTTTGTAATGCCGCCGGTGTTGTCTTTTTAGCCATCTTTCGTGCAGTCCTTAAACCAccctataaaaaattaataatttttgagTTCTCAAACTCTAATAATAAtctatttaacatttaatagtCTTATCTAGtctatctaatatctaatagtAATCTATTTAATGATCGAAGATTTTAAATCATTTCACTAAAGTACATAAACGGaatggaatttaaaaattaattataatttgcaATAATCGGAAGAACGCGGGTAAAGAGCAAGGTACCCTTTTTCGTCGCATCATGTTTGAAGTAACTTTAAACTTTTTTAAAATCaagatattttgttttttaataacaCTGGATTTAAGTTACTATTCCTTTGATCTGTCTCGAATGAAGTGCAGGCAGGAACTGTAATAACGGAATATCTCGGAGGAGGACCATTCCCTTCCGATTTATTGCACGGGGACATCGGTGACATGGAGAACACGCAAACTCTACCGATTAAGTTGGCTTCTCGCTGCACAAATACACGCACAGATAATTACAGTACACTAGTAGCCTAAGGATAATACCGCAAGAATTTCCTACGTTTTCCTACCGACATGAAATATTAATGTTGCtctaaattttacaattataactGCGTGTATCGGTACTATGGTTCATAAGGTAGCACGATTTATCGAGCTGCATGAATAGTTGCACGATAAACCTACTACATTATGAAGCTCCTGtcaaaagatataaatttaatcaTTGCACATATTAAATCGATTATGAGACAGCAGGAAagctatttctttcttttctatttgaATGATGGATAGCGAGACCGCGTGTAATATATTACTTCCGTATTATTTTATGATAGAAATTCACTTTCCTTTACTTTTCGTGAAGAAATTTTCTTGTGGAAAAAACTTTCtctatttgattttatattttattttaggaaatgtatattttaattccgGTTATTGCAGTCTTTTTGGTTAAAAATACTACTGAAAACAAaactttgaattattaaaaactatTAGGTCATGTTTTCGTTACATATATTTACTTAATAAATCAAGAatcaaagtaaataaattaaaactttGCTGATAATTGAGCGGCGTTGAAATGTGCGTTTCTTGATTGCCATCTATCCTTGTGATGTCACGAGTATGCCTTTCTGCATGATCGTATACGTATTCGACCATGCTCTGATGTGTACGCGCGCCAGTGCGGTGTTGTATAGCGAATTAACAAAGCGAGTTGTGTAGCGCCGTTGCACACTTGTGACGTTACGATGTTCTTCGGGTATATTCGGTACGTGATCCGAAACGTTCggattgtttaatttttaattgcttATAACTTTtacgtttaataatttttgaaaaaagagAATACGTATCTGAAATTTTTGCTTCCCAAATTCATCTACATAATCagtgaaaaaatgaaatatgttccactaaaaattgtatacatttatatcTTTCTCCCTCTTAAATTTACGTTTTGTCATATAATTATATAGCATGTAAAATGTTCGTGTCTATAAGTTTTACTTCTGTTTGCTAGATAATGACATAATTATGAAGTAACACGCAATATAGACACGCTAAAATTGCTCATGTTGAGGTTgtctgatagaggaacgagtggatgaatttataatagaaaatatattgaaataagtataggtataagtacaggtatagtgtatgctgatccagatcctcactcttacagtgttacaatacaatagaagaagctatgatagcatatatttatagcaaaaaggacattaccaaatgttaaccttgtagctctagctgaaggctacaagaaacagcaacagaaatctacttatagctcttctGTTTCTAGACCTTATAaaccaaaacaaaatttatattcaagggcacaataatatggacctctccttatttctATATTGTATTCTCTTCATAACAACgatctccaggtcacggatatacaaaagaagaggtgtagagtttttcttgaagtaattacttcaacagcTCAGTCAAAATTAGCGATATCTCTTAAGAATacaataatatagaataaaataaaatgtatataaaaaattatttttattcattttttgaaaattataggCTTGATTAAATATGAAGTTTAAATTTGTTATTGTAACTCCTTAAATAAAAActgttatgaattattatgtatgtatattgtggACATACCGATTCAATTTAAATAGTATTGTACTCCTAGGTGGCGTTAGCATCAAGTgatggaattttataaaaacacCGCTCTTGTAAagtaatttttatgataaaacaCTAATGAATGCATCAGTCTCCACGTAGAAAATAATGCATCGAttgatataatatacatacatatatatatattcataatttcTTTCAATGGTAGCTTATGTTACAcaaaatatataactttatattatattcctCACTAACATCATGGCATTTTGTtgtgttatattaaatattta
Coding sequences within:
- the LOC100643601 gene encoding uncharacterized protein LOC100643601 isoform X2: MAKKTTPAALQTEISNNEEWEKLLTKPGLIVVDIYSEWSGPCTGMVSTLKKIKMEIGGDTLSYAMAMCDYITNLERFQGKSEPTWMFIHNGRMVNLIFGADCPQLLKVLTMELQRVQNNEEHEFSLDVSERSPEEMKRLKIIEETRIAKETAKKARKEAEGIARYEAEMLYLTTSLSKETCLLLFPWVFKDEECHKRDKRSSPPYIELVEEILIGNYTVEQEIRKRLDEDILSTMFNESNYVLSSNAKQLLLDGKCMFMRLKVSETKPEIDVHKYLLNLLFGEPKLPNTETILNEECYAGRHRPAYITSENEIFPIVWTPPNCRNKAIVFRTIFPTYTNTTYHYEDKTTKVPIVVFKYDYMRKNELKMVLQEFEDEVVNFGIFESDKPLEAKLIAKNITEFELNTKERTGYEIFVCVIKKVECEAFLGFAGIGPYHVSENLEKGIEESKQYFPDVTASEETQSDDEEKPEELIENTEENKNGT
- the LOC100643601 gene encoding uncharacterized protein LOC100643601 isoform X4; translation: MMRRKRGGLRTARKMAKKTTPAALQTEISNNEEWEKLLTKPGLIVVDIYSEWSGPCTGMVSTLKKIKMEIGGDTLSYAMAMCDYITNLERFQGKSEPTWMFIHNGRMVNLIFGADCPQLLKVLTMELQRVQNNEEHEFSLDVSERSPEEMKRLKIIEETRIAKETAKKARKEAEGIARYEAEMLYLTTSLSKETCLLLFPWVFKDEECHKRDKRSSPPYIELVEEILIGNYTVEQEIRKRLDEDILSTMFNESNYVLSSNAKQLLLDGKCMFMRLKVSETKPEIDVHKYLLNLLFGEPKLPNTETILNEECYAGRHRPAYITSENEIFPIVWTPPNCRNKAIVFRTIFPTYTNTTYHYEDKTTKVPIVVFKYDYMRKNELKMVLQEFEDEVVNFGIFESDKPLEAKLIAKNITEFELNTKERTGYWTLSCK
- the LOC100643601 gene encoding uncharacterized protein LOC100643601 isoform X5, which gives rise to MFIHNGRMVNLIFGADCPQLLKVLTMELQRVQNNEEHEFSLDVSERSPEEMKRLKIIEETRIAKETAKKARKEAEGIARYEAEMLYLTTSLSKETCLLLFPWVFKDEECHKRDKRSSPPYIELVEEILIGNYTVEQEIRKRLDEDILSTMFNESNYVLSSNAKQLLLDGKCMFMRLKVSETKPEIDVHKYLLNLLFGEPKLPNTETILNEECYAGRHRPAYITSENEIFPIVWTPPNCRNKAIVFRTIFPTYTNTTYHYEDKTTKVPIVVFKYDYMRKNELKMVLQEFEDEVVNFGIFESDKPLEAKLIAKNITEFELNTKERTGYEIFVCVIKKVECEAFLGFAGIGPYHVSENLEKGIEESKQYFPDVTASEETQSDDEEKPEELIENTEENKNGT
- the LOC105666342 gene encoding 60S ribosomal protein L18 encodes the protein MGIDINHKHDRKVRRTEPKSQDVYLRLLVKLYRFLARRTNSKFNKIVLKRLFMSKIHRPPISLARIVRFMKKPGRENAIAVIVGTVTDDARIFEIPKLTVCALRVTERARARILKAGGELITFDQLALRTPIGERTVLMQGRRKAREAVKHFGPAPGVPHSHTKPLVRSKGRKFERARGRRRSCGYKK
- the LOC100643601 gene encoding uncharacterized protein LOC100643601 isoform X3 — translated: MMRRKRGGLRTARKMAKKTTPAALQTEISNNEEWEKLLTKPGLIVVDIYSEWSGPCTGMVSTLKKIKMEIGGDTLSYAMAMCDYITNLERFQGKSEPTWMFIHNGRMVNLIFGADCPQLLKVLTMELQRVQNNEEHEFSLDVSERSPEEMKRLKIIEETRIAKETAKKARKEAEGIARYEAEMLYLTTSLSKETCLLLFPWVFKDEECHKRDKRSSPPYIELVEEILIGNYTVEQEIRKRLDEDILSTMFNESNYVLSSNAKQLLLDGKCMFMRLKVSETKPEIDVHKYLLNLLFGEPKLPNTETILNEECYAGRHRPAYITSENEIFPIVWTPPNCRNKAIVFRTIFPTYTNTTYHYEDKTTKVPIVVFKYDYMRKNELKMVLQEFEDEVVNFGIFESDKPLEAKLIAKNITEFELNTKERTGICRYWTLSCK
- the LOC100643601 gene encoding uncharacterized protein LOC100643601 isoform X1, whose amino-acid sequence is MMRRKRGGLRTARKMAKKTTPAALQTEISNNEEWEKLLTKPGLIVVDIYSEWSGPCTGMVSTLKKIKMEIGGDTLSYAMAMCDYITNLERFQGKSEPTWMFIHNGRMVNLIFGADCPQLLKVLTMELQRVQNNEEHEFSLDVSERSPEEMKRLKIIEETRIAKETAKKARKEAEGIARYEAEMLYLTTSLSKETCLLLFPWVFKDEECHKRDKRSSPPYIELVEEILIGNYTVEQEIRKRLDEDILSTMFNESNYVLSSNAKQLLLDGKCMFMRLKVSETKPEIDVHKYLLNLLFGEPKLPNTETILNEECYAGRHRPAYITSENEIFPIVWTPPNCRNKAIVFRTIFPTYTNTTYHYEDKTTKVPIVVFKYDYMRKNELKMVLQEFEDEVVNFGIFESDKPLEAKLIAKNITEFELNTKERTGYEIFVCVIKKVECEAFLGFAGIGPYHVSENLEKGIEESKQYFPDVTASEETQSDDEEKPEELIENTEENKNGT